The following is a genomic window from Sphingobacterium spiritivorum.
AGTCTATCGTATTGTTGGAGAATAAAAATAATATTCTTCCGCTACGTAAAGACGTGAAAATCGCCATCATAGGTCCAAATGCGGACAATATATACAATATGCTGGGTGATTATACTGCTCCGCAACCAGACGGAGCAGTAACCACCGTCCGTCAGGCTATATCCGCACGTCTTCCCAAAGCACAGGTATCGTATGTGAAAGGCTGTTCTATACGTGATACGACTAACAGTGACATCCCGGCTGCAGTGACTGCTGCCCAGCAATCAGATATCATTGTGGCTGTTGTCGGCGGTTCCAGTGCCCGTGATTTCAAGACTGAATATATCTCCACAGGTGCAGCTGTAGCTTCCGATAAAAGTGTGAGTGATATGGAAAGCGGCGAAGGATTTGACCGTTCTACGTTGGATCTTCTGGGGAGACAGATGGAATTGTTAAAAGCGTTAAAGCAGACAGGTAAACCGCTTGTTGTCATTTACATACAGGGCCGTCCCCTGAATATGAATTGGGCTGCAACACATGCTGATGCTCTTTTATGTGCCTGGTATCCCGGACAGGAAGGTGGTCATGCTATTGCTGATGTGCTTTTCGGAGATTATAATCCAGCAGGAAAAATGCCGCTCTCCGTTCCAAGAAGTGTGGGGCAAATACCTGTTCATTACAATCGAAAAAGTCCGCTGGATCATCGCTATGTAGAAGAAGCAGCCACTCCTCTTTATGCATTCGGATATGGCAAAAGCTATTCTGATTTTGAATATAAAGATCTGAAAATACAAAAAGACAATAAGGATTACCGCGTGTCCTTTACATTGACAAATACCGGAAAATATGATGGTGATGAGGTGGCCCAATTGTACATCCGTAATCAATATGCATCTGTATCCCAGCCTGTACAGCAACTCAAACATTTTGAACGTATACATCTTAAAACCGGAGAATCCAAAACAGTTTCCTTTGTCCTGACAGCCGGGGATTTGTCTGTTATCAATACCCAGATGAAAAAAGTATTGGAACCGGGCAGCAGTTTTAAGATCCGTGTAGGTTCAGCATCTGATGATATAAGACTACAGCAGGATCTGGAAATTTAATATTTTTTTACAGAGGGAATCTGTACGGATTTCCTCTGTAAAATTAGTCTGTAATCCCTCTGAACTCCTATTTTCACATGTACTTACTTTCAAATCCCGGTTTTGATCATTTACTTAATGACAATATCATGTCATTTTGTATGATTTTTTTTTCGATGTTTGCAATTCATTTAACGATGTTAAATAACTTGATATAGTTAAAAATGGGTAGCAAAGAACGTATTCAACGCCTCAAAGATGAAAACAGAAGTAAGATTCTGGATGCCTCTCTTCAAATTGTGAAGGAAGAGGGCTGGCATGCATTGAGTATGCGTAAGATAGCGGATATCATTGAATACACTGCTCCCATGATCTATGAGTATTTTGCAAATAAAGAAGCCATACTTATCGAATTGGCCAATCAGGGATATATCATGCTGTCCGTACGCGTCAAAGAGGCGAAATTACAGGAATCAGAACTGGAGAAACAGTTAGAAGCAATGTGGTTTACGTATTGGAACTTTGCCTTCGAAGAGAAGGAACTTTACCAGCTTATGTTTGGTGTAGGTACCCAGTGCTGCGGATTTGAAAAGTCTTTCCTCTGTGTAGAATCACATGGAAAAATGATAAGTGATGTCATCCGTGAAATCATGGAAGATCAGCAGCCTTCAGAAGAATTGATATGCCGCAAGTATTTTACTTTCTGGTCCGTTATTCACGGACTTATATCCATTAATCTTGTAAATCAGGGAAATGGTGATACCACAAATCAACAAGTATTACGCGATGCTATTTATGGTATTACCCGTTCGTTGAAAGATTAATTTTTTTTGCCGGAAACTAATACGTTGTTAGGTAATTTAACAGTGTTAAATATTTAATTGATTAATACCATTACATCCACCCTGTCACTTATTGGCAGTTTATTTTTAAAATTTAATTAACAGTGTTAGCATATTTAATTATGTTAAACACAACCAAAAGAGCATAATTTAGCATCCATCACACAATTTTAATTTAATAATGAAAAAATCACTATTTACTAATCTTTTAGAGATCTATCGCTTATCATTTAACAGTGTTAAACCTTTTAATAGCGTTAAAATAGCTTTTTATCTTTCAGGAGCACTCCTGTATAGTTGCTCTACCGGAACGGGTAAACCAGCAGATGCAACTCTCCCTCCTGCCGCTTTACCCGTCATGACTATCCAGATGGCAGATGAAACTACCTATCAGGAATATCCGGCATCTATAGAAGCACTGGCCAATGTCGAAATACGTCCTCAGATCGAAGGTATACTGGATCATATCTATGTGGATGAGGGACAAAAAGTATCAAAAGGTCAATTGCTGTTTAAGATCAATGACCGACCTTATCAGGAGCAGCTGAATCAGGCAAAAGCCAATCTTCAGGTTGCTCAGGCTTCTCTGGAAAATGCGGAGCTGGAAGTGGAGAAAAAAAACCGTCTGGTTAACAACAAAGTATTGACAGACTTCCAGTTACAAACAGCTGTCAGTGCACGCAATGCAGCAAAAGCGAGTGTACAACAAGCTAAATCCGCAATAGAAGCAGCCAAAATAAACGTGGGCTACACACTTATCCGTGCATCTTCAGACGGATACATCGGACGCCTTCAAAAGAAACAGGGAAGCCTGATTACTCCTATGGATGCACAGGCTTTAACGGGATTGTCAGATATAAGAGATCTGCATGTATACTTTTCTCTTAGTGAAAATGATTTTGTTCAGTTCAAGAATAATGCAAAAGGAAAATCTATAGAAGAGAAAATAAAGAACCTCCCTCCTGTCACTCTGGTACTTTCTGATCAGCAAAATTACGAACATACCGGAAAAATAGATATGGTAGATGGTCAATTTGACAAAAATACAGGTTCGATTACCCTTCGTGCGACTTTCCCTAATCCGGACGGGTTGTTGAGAAGTGGTAATACAGGACGCATCAGACTGAGTAAATCAATCGATCAGGCGTTATTGGTGCCTACTGCGGCGACTCTGGAAATGCAGGATAAAATCTTTGTCTATACTGTCGGAAAAGACAACAAAGTAATGCAGCAACCTATTCAGGTATTGGGAAAAACCGGAAACAATTACCTGGTAAAAGATGGACTGAAAGAGGGTGACCGTATTGTAGTAAAAGGTATAGATATGCTGCAGGAGGGACAGGTGATTGCACCTCAGTCCGAAAAAGCTGATGACAATAAATAATATTCTGAAATACTAAAAAGACTATGCTTAAAAAATTTATAGAAAGACCTGTACTGGCGACTGTAATCTCCATTCTGCTCGTGATCCTCGGCGTGATGGGAATGCTTCGCTTACCGCTTCAACAGTTTCCGGATATTGCTCCTCCGGCTGTACAGGTTATGGCGCTCTATCCGGGTGCTAATGCTGAGACTGTACTTCGTGCTGTAGCGCCTTCTCTTGAAGAATCCATCAACGGAGTTGAAAATATGAGCTATATGAGCTCCACGGCAAGTAATGACGGTTCACTGATGATCACAGTTTACTTTAAGTTAGGAACGGATCCTGACCAGGCAGCTGTGAATGTGCAGAACCGCGTGGCGCAGGCCACCAGCCAGTTACCTAGTGAAGTTATACAAGCCGGTATTACCACGGCTAAGCAACAGAACAGTCTGATTATGGTACTCGATCTTTATACAGAAGATGAAGGCCGTTATGATCAGACCTTTCTGAATAACTATGCCCAGATCAATATTATTCCCGAATTAAAGCGTATATCCGGTGTGGGACAGGCTTTAATCTTCGGTGGTAGTAAAGATTATTCTATGCGGGTGTGGCTGGATCCGAAACAAATGGCCAGTTATAAACTGACACCTTCGGAAGTCATGACTGCTATACAGGACAAAAACGTAGAAGCTGCTCCCGGTAAATTTGGGGAAAGTAGCCGGGAAGCATTTGAATTCGTAATCAAATACAAGGGTAAATTAAACCAACCTGCGGATTATGAGAATATTATTATCCGTTCCAATGCAGATGGTTCTATTCTGCGGCTCAAAGACGTAGCCCGTGTAGAATTAGGAGCATATACGTACGGAAGTAATACCCGTATTAATGAAAAATCGGGTATCAATATCGGAATTATGCAACTGGCAGGTTCTAATGCCAATGAGATTCAGATCGCTATACAGCAATTAATGGAAAAGGCTGAAAAAGACTTTCCAAAAGGTGTAAAATACTTAGTACTTTACAACACTAAAGATGCGTTGGATCAATCCATCAGTCAGGTACAGCATACTCTTATAGAGGCCTTTTTACTGGTTTTTCTGGTCGTATTCCTTTTTCTTCAGGACTTCAGATCTACCCTTATTCCGGCTATTGCCGTACCGGTAGCGATCATTGGGACATTCTTCTTTATGCAGCTCTTCGGTTTCTCGATCAATTTGCTTACCCTGTTTGCATTGATACTCGCTATCGGTATAGTAGTGGATGATGCTATAGTCGTGGTGGAAGCGGTGCATGCGAAGATGGAACATACCCACCTTCCGCCAAAACTGGCTACTACTTCGGCCATGAGTGAGATCACAGGGGCGATTATTTCTATTACGCTGGTCATGTCTGCCGTATTCCTTCCTATCGGTTTTATGGAAGGATCTACAGGTGTATTTTACAGACAATTTGCTTTTACACTGGCCATCGCTATTGTTATTTCAGCGATCAATGCGCTGACACTGAGCCCTGCATTGTGTGCATTATTTCTTAAAGCACCGCAGCACTCCGAACATCCGGCTCCCAAAGTATCCTTCAAAGAGAAATTCTTTGCCGGTTTCAACGTAGGATTTGATCGGTTGACAAAAAACTATGTGGGAAGTCTCCGTTTTCTGGTCAAATACAAATGGGTGGGTCTTGCAGGATTAGCCATTGTAGTCCTGCTGACTGTACAGATGGTACGCAAAACACCTACCGGATTTATTCCTTCAGAAGATCAGGGCTTTATTGCCATATCTCTTTCTATGCCTGCCGGAGCTTCATTAGACCGCACGAATCAGGCTTTAAGAGAAGCTGAAAAACAACTTCAACATGCGCCGTTTACACAGACCCTCAATGTGCTTTCCGGATTTAACATCCTGACACAATCGACAAGTCCTTCGGCCGGAGTTGCCTTTATTCTGCTCAAACCGCATGATCAACGGGGAGATATCAAAGATATCAATGCCATCATGGGTGATGTCAATCAAAAACTGGCCGGAATTAAAGGTGCCAATTTCTTCGTATTCACCTTTCCTACTGTTCCTGGATTCAGTAATGTAGACGGTCTGGATATGGTATTACAGGACCGTACCGGAGGTGAACTCGGGAAATTCAGTACTATAGGTCAGAAATTCATCGGAGAGCTGATGCAACGTCCGGAGGTAATGATGGCTTTTACCACATTCAGGGCAGACTATCCGCAATACGAACTGGAAGTCGATGATGTAAAAGCTGAACAGTTAAGTGTAAGCACAAGAGATATTCTGCAGACGATGCAGTCGTACTTTGGCAGTGCACAGGCATCAGATTTCAACAGGTTTGGTAAGTATTACCGTGTCATGCTGCAGGCAGATAAGACAGAACGATCTGAACCTTCGGCCATGGATGGTATTTATGTAAAAAACAAATTTGGAGAGATGGTTCCGATCAATACGCTGGTAAGACTCAACCGTGTATACGGACCGGAGACAGCATCCCGTTACAACCTGTTTAATTCAATCGGTATCAACGCGATTCCAAATCCGGGATTCAGTTCAGGAGATGCTATCCGTGCCGTGGAAGAAGTTGCCGCTCAGCACCTGCCGTCAGGATTTACCTATGAGTTCTCGGGTATGACCAAGGAAGAGATCACCTCCGGAGGTCAGTCTACAGTGATCTTTATTCTATGTCTGGTATTTGTATACTTTCTGCTGGCTGCTCAATACGAAAGCTATATTATTCCTTTGGCAGTAATCCTTTCTATCCCTACCGGAATATTCGGTGTATTCGCTGCTATCGGGATGACTGGTATTTCGAATAACATCTATGTACAGGTAGCCCTTGTGATGTTGATCGGTCTGCTGGCCAAGAATGCTATTCTGATAGTAGAATTTGCCATTCAAAGGCGCAGGACAGGACTCTCTATTGCGGCATCCGCTTTTGAAGCAGCGAAGCTTCGTCTGCGTCCTATTATCATGACCTCTTTAGCATTTATCGTAGGTATGATCCCGATGATGGGTGCTACAGGACCTTCAGCACAGGGAAATCATTCGATCAGTATTGCTGCTGCAGGAGGTATGTTTTCGGGAGTAGTTCTTGGATTATTTATCATACCTGTATTGTTTATTATTTTTCAGAGCCTGCAGGAAAAAGTATCAAAGCCTGATTTTAAAAAGAAAAACGGATCAGCAGTTACAGCTGTGACAGGACATGAGCTACAGATGGCTGATCCTTCTCAATCTTAACTGCACAACTATTATATATCACTTATATGAACATTAAATTCTATAGCGTCACTATCTTTCTGATTACACTCATCCTGTCCGGATGTAAGACAGAGCGGTTAGCAACTCATATACCGGTCACCCTTCCCGATAATTATCGGGAAAGTGGTGCCCTTAAGACAGATACGAATACTATCGGCTCTATTCCCTGGCGGGAATTTTTCAAAGATACCATGCTGCAACAATTAATAGATTCGGCAATCCGGCAGAATATGGATATGCAACTTGCAGTAAAAAACATTGAAGCTTCGCGCCTGTTGTTAAATCAGGCTAAAGCAGGCAATCTGCCTACTCTTCAGCTGCGTGTCAATGCAACCAGTACAAATCCGTCCAACAACAGCATGAATGGGCTTAGCCTCAATCAGTTTCTGGGTGCGAATCATGTGGAAGATTATACAGCTGCCCTATCCCTCTCATGGGAAGCAGATATCTGGGGCAAGATCAAAAATCAAAAAGCCGCAGCACTGGCCTCCTACCTTCAAACCGAAGAAGCCCGGAAAGTAGTGCAGACACAACTTGTCTCTCAGGTTGCACAGGGATATTATCAGCTCTTGATGCTCTATCAGTTGCAGGATATTGCTAAAAAGAATCTGCGCCTGAGTGACAGTACGCTACGTATTGTGCAATATCAGTATGAAGTCGGTGATATCAGTTCTTTAGCAGTAGAACAGGTAGCGGCACAGCGCCTGGCTGCAGCAGCTCTTATTCCGGATTTTGAACAGCAGGTACAGATACAGGAAAATGCCATCAGTGTACTTAGTGGTCAGTTGCCACACGCTATTGCAACTACAGCAACATTGAATACCATTACACTCCCCGAACATCTGCAGGTCGGTATTCCTGCTGCTATGTTGAGCCGCAGACCCGATGTAAAAAGCGCAGAATTAGCGATAGCAGCAGCTCAGGCTAATCAGCAGACTGCAAAAGCAAGTATGTATCCCTCGCTGGTGATCAGTGCAGATGCCGGAGTAAATGCATTCAAATCCAGCAATTGGTTTAATCTGCCGGCTTCTCTTTTTGGAGTAGTGGCAGGCAGTATTACACAGCCCATATTGCAACGCAAACAATTACGTACACAATATGAAGTATCCCGCGTTGAACAGGAAAAAAGTGTGATCAGATTTAAGCAATCTGTTATTACGGCTGTAGGAGAAGTATCAGATGCCATGATCTCCATACGTAAGTTAAAAGAAAAAGAAGTAATTGCGGCCGATAGAACAAACAGATTAAGAAATGCCATTGGACATGCTGATCTTTTGTTTGAAACGGGTATGGCAACCTATCTGGAAGTCATTACTGCACAAAGTAATGTATTACAGAGTGAACTGGAACTTGCTCAGCTCAAAAAGGCTGAACTGGCAGCTATAGTCGATCTTTACAGAGCATTAGGTGGCGGATGGACTGCCGAATAGCAGATTAAAGCAAATCTCGCATATACAACAAACGCCCTACATATGTCGGGCGTTTGTTTTTATATCTATAATAAGCTCGCTGCATGCCGTTATGTTTTTAACTCTCCCGGAGATATCCCATAGTACTTTTTAAATGCACTGCTGAAATTATTCTGATGACCAAATCCTGTAAGCAGTGCAACTTCATATACAGTCATTTGTTTGGCAAGCAGTAAAATCCTCGCTTTTTCCATACGTACACGTGTGAGATAGTCGTGTATGGTGACCGAAAAATATTCTTTAAAATCCTTACGCAGTTTACTTTCACTCATCATTACTTCAGAAGCCAGCTCCTTTTGCGTTGGTGGATTTGCGATACGTTGTTCCAGTATCTGGCGAGCCATTTCCAAACGATATATATCATCTTCATTAAAGAGGTCATTATTCGGCGTTCCCTGCTCATTGTATTGTTCAAACTGATACATCAGCAATTCCACAATCCGGGATTCGGTATGCAGTCTCCGGATCTCTCCCGTCTTTTTGGATGTGAGAAGTTCATCAATAGTATGCTGCATCTCATAAGTAGCCATCAGATCTTCCTCCGCAAAAGAAGTATAATGTCCCTTTTCTATATTCTTGACAAAGTCTCTGTGAAGTAAAGAATCCCGTTTTATCAGATTGAGATAATATTCTTTAGATATCACCGCAATAAAGTAACTGTAATCCACTCCTGTCTTTACCTCATGACTGGACTTGACTGTAGGGATATAACGGATATTGTGTCTGCTCATACCGTACTGCGATTTACTGTCAATAGATTTGTAGAAAATAAACTGACTGGTAATCACCTCTCCTTCTACCTCCGTATAAATATGCACCGGCTGATCAAACCGCATATTGGTGTGCAAAATAAAGAGACCGCTCGTGGATAACTGAAAATTGGTCATCGTAATCGGATCCCGTTTGATTTCTACCCGCTTTTCGACCAACGGCTTATCCGGAATATACAGATCAGGAATTTCTTCTATAAAAAGCCATTCATCTAATTCTTCTATTTTACTTTTGATCAACATACAGATGAAACAGGATTACGTTAGGGCTAAAGATACATGATTTTTTCAGGAAACGTTAGTTATTTAAAATCTTTCTAAATAGAATATCGAATAAAAAGTTTCAGGTTTATGCCTGTCTGCTCATCTGTAACAAAGGCCGGTAATGTGTCTTACGATCTTCTCCTGTGCGTTGCTCTACAATACCCGCTTTTACTAATAATTTTAGGGTCTGGTATATACAGCTGATACTGACATGGCGTTGCAGGCTGATCCACAGATCTACAGCATCAATCCAGTCACGATGTAACAAGATATTTTCCAAAATATACTGTCTTTTCTTCGAGTGTTGCAGCTGCTGTTCTGCATAATAGGATTCCAACATTTGCTGTACTTTTACCGGAGTGGAAGATGATAGATTGCTCATAAGTAATTGTTTTATAAATTGGTATCAGTTTTTACTCAAGTATTTAATAAAGAAGACCATTCCGGCGAATTATCTGCCGGAATTACACTTTTATCTACCTGCACGGAAATCATAATATGCTGATTGCTGTCACATATGTCCATGGAAATCAGTCCCGCATCATCTGCAACTTTACTTATCCATATATGGGATGACTGTATGTTGTCTATGGTGAGAACAAGTTTTTTATCCAGTATCATATATCGTCCTCCCTGATCTACCAGATTTTGAATACAGCCGCTGTACTGTTGACGACAGCCGTTATTGCGGATGAAAAATGAAACCGGTAACTGTTCTGCGGCAGATCTGGCCAGTATCCTTTTGAAGAAAGCAAAATCCTTTTTAGTGATACTATCATACGAAACGGTCTCCTGTTTATTCAACAGTCGCTCACACGATTTCTCTGCAGCTGTGAGTGTCTGTTGGGCAGCCTTATAAGAACCCAGCAAGTGCATAAATGCATGCTGAAAGTCCGAACCATCTCCCAATGTCACCATAAAGACCAAATGGCCGCTTTCATCATAAAATCTGAGGCTTTTCTCCCATTGATGCGCTACAGCAAGAACCGTTTTGCATTTTGCCAGTTCGATCTGTATCTCAGACGTATTATCCCTAAATATAAAATATCCTTCCTCCAGTTCCGGTTCCTCCAGTATACAACGAATGTCCATCTGTACAATCTCAGTTCGTACGGATGAATTGATAATACCCAATCCGACCAAACCTTTGAGTAATCCTGCATACTCTTTGTTTAGAACAGCTACCTGATTGGGGTATGCGATAAAGAGCAAATCGATTTCAGAAATTTCGAGTTGTTTAGCCAGCACTGATAGAGAAGCATTGGGATGCAGGTCATGAAGCTGCAAATAACGTTCTCTCAAATCTCCTTCCGTCTTGCGCGCCGGCAGTTTACTATTGAAATGAGCAGCATCCATTTCGATTTCTTCCATTCTTATCAACGGTTTCAGGGTTTTGGGATGTATGTGTACATCTGCTTCTACCGAAAATACCGTATACAAACTTTGCTTATCCAGTACCTCTATTGCTGTACCATCAAACCATTTTCTACCGTTTTTGAGCATAATAATACGATCGGCATATATACTGGCCAGATTCACATCGTGAAGTACCACCACTACCATAAATCCCTTTCTTGACAAAGCCTTTGCAATGGCCAGCACCTGCTGCTGATAACGCAGATCTAATGCAGAAACAGGTTCGTCCAATAGTAAAAGACTATCCGGATTATCCCAAAGCTGAGCCAGTACACGAGCCAGTTGTACACGCTGTTGCTCCCCTCCGGAAAGATTCAGGTAAGAACGATCGGCAAACAGTTCTACTCCACAAATCTTCATGACTTCATTCACAATATCCAGATCATGTGCAGCAGGACTGGATTTAAAATGCGGGTATCTTCCCATGATCACAATATCTTTCACCTTAAATGCCATACTCATGGCATTTTGCTGAGAAAGCATCGCTCTTCGTTTAGCCAGTTCTGTCACATGGTAACTACTCAAGGGCTTACCATACAGATGTATACTGCCCTCTGTAGCTTCCAGATCGCCACTAAGCAGACGCATTAATGTAGATTTGCCGGCCCCGTTAGCTCCAAGCAACGCTAAGACTTCACCTTCTCTCAATTGAAAGGAGACGTCTTTGAGCAGTTTTCTACCTTTTATTTCATAAGTAAGTTTTTCGACACGCAACATGCTGTATACTTTTAATTCGCTATTCTTCAGTCAATAAAATGTAAAGGAAAACCGGAGTTCCCAATAATGCGGTGATGACCCCTATCGGCAGCTCAACAGGAGCGGCCAGTACCCTTGCTAAAATGTCCGCCACCGTCAGTATCAATGCGCCAAATAACGCTGAACTTACCAGGACATATTTATGTTCTACACCTCCCATCAGACGTACAGTGTGGGGGACTAATAATCCTACAAAGCCAATAATCCCGGATACAGACACCGAAGCTCCTACCGCCATAGTAGATAAGAGCACCACCCACCTTTTGACCCGGTCGGTACGCATTCCCAGCAGATCAGCCTGTGATTCGCCCAATGCAAAGGCATTCAATGCTTTACTGAAAAAAGGCAGTATCAGCAATGGGATCAGTATAAACGGAGTAATGGCCGCTACATTTTCCCAGGTAGCACCTCCCAGACTGCCTAACATCCAGAAAGTGATGGTACGCAGCTGCTGTTCATCCGCCATATACGTAATAAGACCTGTCAACGCCCCTGCAAATGCATTGATGGCGATTCCGGCCAGCAACATCGTGGTGACCCGGGGTCTTCCTTTTTTTCTGGATAACTGATAG
Proteins encoded in this region:
- a CDS encoding FecCD family ABC transporter permease; protein product: MKEKIISISLIIILPVAMIVAMGMGAFYIPVRDVLILLGQKIGLASSVAVDDIYGDVLFIVRLPRVLMGVLVGAALGISGAAIQGIFRNPLAEPGLIGISAGASLFAVLIIAFETVLFVGLSELIGYYLLAFGAFAGAGITSLLVYQLSRKKGRPRVTTMLLAGIAINAFAGALTGLITYMADEQQLRTITFWMLGSLGGATWENVAAITPFILIPLLILPFFSKALNAFALGESQADLLGMRTDRVKRWVVLLSTMAVGASVSVSGIIGFVGLLVPHTVRLMGGVEHKYVLVSSALFGALILTVADILARVLAAPVELPIGVITALLGTPVFLYILLTEE
- a CDS encoding efflux RND transporter permease subunit gives rise to the protein MLKKFIERPVLATVISILLVILGVMGMLRLPLQQFPDIAPPAVQVMALYPGANAETVLRAVAPSLEESINGVENMSYMSSTASNDGSLMITVYFKLGTDPDQAAVNVQNRVAQATSQLPSEVIQAGITTAKQQNSLIMVLDLYTEDEGRYDQTFLNNYAQINIIPELKRISGVGQALIFGGSKDYSMRVWLDPKQMASYKLTPSEVMTAIQDKNVEAAPGKFGESSREAFEFVIKYKGKLNQPADYENIIIRSNADGSILRLKDVARVELGAYTYGSNTRINEKSGINIGIMQLAGSNANEIQIAIQQLMEKAEKDFPKGVKYLVLYNTKDALDQSISQVQHTLIEAFLLVFLVVFLFLQDFRSTLIPAIAVPVAIIGTFFFMQLFGFSINLLTLFALILAIGIVVDDAIVVVEAVHAKMEHTHLPPKLATTSAMSEITGAIISITLVMSAVFLPIGFMEGSTGVFYRQFAFTLAIAIVISAINALTLSPALCALFLKAPQHSEHPAPKVSFKEKFFAGFNVGFDRLTKNYVGSLRFLVKYKWVGLAGLAIVVLLTVQMVRKTPTGFIPSEDQGFIAISLSMPAGASLDRTNQALREAEKQLQHAPFTQTLNVLSGFNILTQSTSPSAGVAFILLKPHDQRGDIKDINAIMGDVNQKLAGIKGANFFVFTFPTVPGFSNVDGLDMVLQDRTGGELGKFSTIGQKFIGELMQRPEVMMAFTTFRADYPQYELEVDDVKAEQLSVSTRDILQTMQSYFGSAQASDFNRFGKYYRVMLQADKTERSEPSAMDGIYVKNKFGEMVPINTLVRLNRVYGPETASRYNLFNSIGINAIPNPGFSSGDAIRAVEEVAAQHLPSGFTYEFSGMTKEEITSGGQSTVIFILCLVFVYFLLAAQYESYIIPLAVILSIPTGIFGVFAAIGMTGISNNIYVQVALVMLIGLLAKNAILIVEFAIQRRRTGLSIAASAFEAAKLRLRPIIMTSLAFIVGMIPMMGATGPSAQGNHSISIAAAGGMFSGVVLGLFIIPVLFIIFQSLQEKVSKPDFKKKNGSAVTAVTGHELQMADPSQS
- a CDS encoding TetR/AcrR family transcriptional regulator, with the translated sequence MGSKERIQRLKDENRSKILDASLQIVKEEGWHALSMRKIADIIEYTAPMIYEYFANKEAILIELANQGYIMLSVRVKEAKLQESELEKQLEAMWFTYWNFAFEEKELYQLMFGVGTQCCGFEKSFLCVESHGKMISDVIREIMEDQQPSEELICRKYFTFWSVIHGLISINLVNQGNGDTTNQQVLRDAIYGITRSLKD
- a CDS encoding efflux transporter outer membrane subunit; the encoded protein is MNIKFYSVTIFLITLILSGCKTERLATHIPVTLPDNYRESGALKTDTNTIGSIPWREFFKDTMLQQLIDSAIRQNMDMQLAVKNIEASRLLLNQAKAGNLPTLQLRVNATSTNPSNNSMNGLSLNQFLGANHVEDYTAALSLSWEADIWGKIKNQKAAALASYLQTEEARKVVQTQLVSQVAQGYYQLLMLYQLQDIAKKNLRLSDSTLRIVQYQYEVGDISSLAVEQVAAQRLAAAALIPDFEQQVQIQENAISVLSGQLPHAIATTATLNTITLPEHLQVGIPAAMLSRRPDVKSAELAIAAAQANQQTAKASMYPSLVISADAGVNAFKSSNWFNLPASLFGVVAGSITQPILQRKQLRTQYEVSRVEQEKSVIRFKQSVITAVGEVSDAMISIRKLKEKEVIAADRTNRLRNAIGHADLLFETGMATYLEVITAQSNVLQSELELAQLKKAELAAIVDLYRALGGGWTAE
- a CDS encoding transcriptional repressor translates to MSNLSSSTPVKVQQMLESYYAEQQLQHSKKRQYILENILLHRDWIDAVDLWISLQRHVSISCIYQTLKLLVKAGIVEQRTGEDRKTHYRPLLQMSRQA
- a CDS encoding efflux RND transporter periplasmic adaptor subunit; amino-acid sequence: MKKSLFTNLLEIYRLSFNSVKPFNSVKIAFYLSGALLYSCSTGTGKPADATLPPAALPVMTIQMADETTYQEYPASIEALANVEIRPQIEGILDHIYVDEGQKVSKGQLLFKINDRPYQEQLNQAKANLQVAQASLENAELEVEKKNRLVNNKVLTDFQLQTAVSARNAAKASVQQAKSAIEAAKINVGYTLIRASSDGYIGRLQKKQGSLITPMDAQALTGLSDIRDLHVYFSLSENDFVQFKNNAKGKSIEEKIKNLPPVTLVLSDQQNYEHTGKIDMVDGQFDKNTGSITLRATFPNPDGLLRSGNTGRIRLSKSIDQALLVPTAATLEMQDKIFVYTVGKDNKVMQQPIQVLGKTGNNYLVKDGLKEGDRIVVKGIDMLQEGQVIAPQSEKADDNK
- a CDS encoding helix-turn-helix transcriptional regulator encodes the protein MLIKSKIEELDEWLFIEEIPDLYIPDKPLVEKRVEIKRDPITMTNFQLSTSGLFILHTNMRFDQPVHIYTEVEGEVITSQFIFYKSIDSKSQYGMSRHNIRYIPTVKSSHEVKTGVDYSYFIAVISKEYYLNLIKRDSLLHRDFVKNIEKGHYTSFAEEDLMATYEMQHTIDELLTSKKTGEIRRLHTESRIVELLMYQFEQYNEQGTPNNDLFNEDDIYRLEMARQILEQRIANPPTQKELASEVMMSESKLRKDFKEYFSVTIHDYLTRVRMEKARILLLAKQMTVYEVALLTGFGHQNNFSSAFKKYYGISPGELKT
- a CDS encoding heme ABC transporter ATP-binding protein, which gives rise to MLRVEKLTYEIKGRKLLKDVSFQLREGEVLALLGANGAGKSTLMRLLSGDLEATEGSIHLYGKPLSSYHVTELAKRRAMLSQQNAMSMAFKVKDIVIMGRYPHFKSSPAAHDLDIVNEVMKICGVELFADRSYLNLSGGEQQRVQLARVLAQLWDNPDSLLLLDEPVSALDLRYQQQVLAIAKALSRKGFMVVVVLHDVNLASIYADRIIMLKNGRKWFDGTAIEVLDKQSLYTVFSVEADVHIHPKTLKPLIRMEEIEMDAAHFNSKLPARKTEGDLRERYLQLHDLHPNASLSVLAKQLEISEIDLLFIAYPNQVAVLNKEYAGLLKGLVGLGIINSSVRTEIVQMDIRCILEEPELEEGYFIFRDNTSEIQIELAKCKTVLAVAHQWEKSLRFYDESGHLVFMVTLGDGSDFQHAFMHLLGSYKAAQQTLTAAEKSCERLLNKQETVSYDSITKKDFAFFKRILARSAAEQLPVSFFIRNNGCRQQYSGCIQNLVDQGGRYMILDKKLVLTIDNIQSSHIWISKVADDAGLISMDICDSNQHIMISVQVDKSVIPADNSPEWSSLLNT